The stretch of DNA GCGCGTCCGCGATCTCGTCGGTGGTCTCCGCCACCGGGGCGCCGATCGCCGCGCCCGTGGCCATCACCGGCTGTATGTAGACGATGGCGAGCAGCGCTCCCTGCCGTCTGGCGAGCCCGGCGGCGTACGCGGCGGCCCGATAGGCGGACTCCGAGCCGTCCACCCCGACAACGATCACTTTGGGGCCGTCGGTGCCCCGTTCGAACTGATGTGGCTGCTGTTCGGTCACGGAGTGAGGCTAGCCCAGGCCGGAGGGGTCTCTTTCCACCGGTGGGGACGGAGCGACACGGGGGAGAGGAGATATCCGCAGCGGTGTCCGTGGTGGTGACAACTGGTCCCATCGGGTGCTTTCGTGGGCACTTTCGCCGGTAGGGGCAGTGTTGATCAAGCTGGTTCGACACCCCGCGTGCGAGGCATTAATCATGAAAGCCGACCACGCGCTCCGAGAGCGACGCACCCTGCTGCGTGCCGCAGCGTTCCTGTCCGCCGCCGCTGCCACGGGGTGCGCGGGCGCGGACAGGACCTTGGCGACCGGCCGACGCGCGACACCACCGGCACCCCCCGCTCCTCCCGTCCCCCCTGCTTCCCCAGTGGCGGGCGCACAGGCCGCCCGCCGCCCGGAGACCTCCGCCTACCGGCTGCGTCCCCTGACCGGTTACGGGCCTCCCGGCGCCAGGAGGGCCAAGCCCCCAGTACGGCGCAGACCGATCCTGCGGCTGCCCGCCCGCCCCCGCACGATGGCGCTGACCTTCGACGACGGCCCCGATCCGCGCTACACCCCGCAGGTGCTGCGTGTCCTGCGGGAACACGACATCCTCGCCACCTTCTTCGTCTGCGGTCAGATGGCGGTGGACCACAAGGGGCTGCTGCGCGAGATGGCCGACGAGGGCCACGTCATCGGCAACCACACCTGGACCCACCCGCAGTTGCTACAGACCTCACGGGCGGACGCGCGCGCCGAGATGGAACGCACCTCCGAGGTCATCGAGGACGCCACGGGGACTCCGCCCGAATGGTTCAGGGCCCCCTACGGCGCCTGGAACCGGGCGATCTTCGAACTCGGCGCGCACATGAACATGGAGCCGATGGGCTGGACGGTCGACAGCCTGGACTGGCGTACGCCCGGTACGTCCATCGTCGTCGAAAGGGTACTGAAGGGAGCGGGACCGGGCGTGGTGGTGCTCGCGCACGACGCGGGCGGGGACCGTACGCAGACGGTGCGGGCCCTGCGCCGCTACCTGCCGAGGCTGATCGACAAGGGGTACCACTTCACCCAGCCGAGACGGCAGGACTTCTGAGCCCCGCGCGCGGTGCCCCGACCGGGCCCCTGAGCCCCTGCCACGGACGGCCGTCCCCGGCCGCTCCTCCTCAACGGACGCCGGACAGCCGGGCGAAGACCACGACGTTGCCGTCGTAGCCGGAGGTCTTGGAGTAGCCCCCGCCACAGGTGATGACCCGCAGTTCCGCTGAGCCGGTGGACGCGTACACCCGCTCCCCGGGGAAGCGGTCCTTGGCGAACACCTCGACCCCGTACACCTCGAACACAGCGGTGTGGCCGTCCTTGTCGGCCACCTCGACGTGGTTGCCCTTCTTCAGCGAGCCGAGGCCGTAGAAGACGGCGGGGCCCTGGCGGTTGTCGACGTGTCCGACCACGACGGCCGTGCCCTTGTCCCCGGGCCGTACCGCCTGGGAGAACCAGCCGGCCAGATTCGGGTCGTCCGGCGGCGGGGCGTCCACCCAGCCCTCCGCGTCCACGCCCACAGGACGCACAGGGGCGTCCACCTGGATCGCGGGGATCCGTACCCGCTCGGGGGCGGCGAACTCCCGCGAGACGGGGTTCCCGCCGCGCTCGGCCCGTGAGGCGCGCGGGTCCGCCGCCGCCGCGGGGGCGGGTTGCGGGGGGCCGGAGACGAACTCGCCTGAGCCATTACGGAGCAGCGCGAGACCGGCCAGCAGCACCAGCGCTATGACACCCCACGGGGCGCGCCGCTGCGTGCGGTTCTCCTCCTCGGGCCCGGACGAGGCCATACGGATCCCTTTCCTCTGGTTCCCTCGGGTGACCGACCGCGGCGGGCCGCGGCCGGGCCGCTGCCCGTGTACGACTGGCCGCGCGCCACGGCCTGAGCCATCCGAGTTGCTTTCCACAGAAACTTCATCAACAGCTCTGACCTGCTGCGACACGCTCCGTCAGGTAAATCTCACGGCGTGTCAGATCACCGGGACGGCCCTGTTCCGACATGCGGTGCGAACCGGTGCGCCCGAGGGTCTGACTGGAAGGCGCACTCGCCGATCGACCGGGGACGGACTCCCCGGGGTGTCTTCCGCGGAGGTTCCCGCATGCGTGCCCCTCGTTCCCTGGTGGTCGCTCTCACCGCTGCCGCCGCGACCGTTCTCGCCGCCCCCGCGACGGCCGCCCCTGCATCGGGCGGCCCGGCCGGCATCGTCGCCGTGCCGAGCGCCGCACAGCGGGGAGGGCCCCTCCCGGTCGCCGCTCAGGTCACCGCCTGCCAGGACGGCGGGACGGCCGAGTCGCCCGCCTCCCCCCACGGGCGACCGAAGCCCGGCCCGGCCGGCCCGGCCTCCCGCGCGTCCGCCGCCATCCCGGAGTCCGCCACCCCCGGCGCCCGGGGAGCCACCGCGGTCTGCGGCGGTGGCTCCCTCGCCACGCCCGCGGCCTTCACCGGCAGACCCGCCGCCTTCACCGTCAGCCACGACGGGGTGGACGAAGGACTCGACGGCGGCAGCAGGAGGGCGAGCCCCACGGACATGGCCATCGGGGTCGCCCTGGTGGCGTCCGCGGTCATCGGCGGCGGGGTCTACTGGCTGCGCCGCCGAATCGAGGGGCGACGGTGAGCGGAGAGCCCGGTCCCGCCGCGCGCGGATTCAGGAACCCTGGTTGCCGGAGCGGCGCCGGGTCCAGTAGTAGGCGGAGCCGAGACCGCCCGCGATGAGGGCGGCGCCGAGCCCGAGTTCATGGAGGTCGAATCCGGC from Streptomyces tsukubensis encodes:
- a CDS encoding class F sortase gives rise to the protein MASSGPEEENRTQRRAPWGVIALVLLAGLALLRNGSGEFVSGPPQPAPAAAADPRASRAERGGNPVSREFAAPERVRIPAIQVDAPVRPVGVDAEGWVDAPPPDDPNLAGWFSQAVRPGDKGTAVVVGHVDNRQGPAVFYGLGSLKKGNHVEVADKDGHTAVFEVYGVEVFAKDRFPGERVYASTGSAELRVITCGGGYSKTSGYDGNVVVFARLSGVR
- a CDS encoding polysaccharide deacetylase family protein gives rise to the protein MAGAQAARRPETSAYRLRPLTGYGPPGARRAKPPVRRRPILRLPARPRTMALTFDDGPDPRYTPQVLRVLREHDILATFFVCGQMAVDHKGLLREMADEGHVIGNHTWTHPQLLQTSRADARAEMERTSEVIEDATGTPPEWFRAPYGAWNRAIFELGAHMNMEPMGWTVDSLDWRTPGTSIVVERVLKGAGPGVVVLAHDAGGDRTQTVRALRRYLPRLIDKGYHFTQPRRQDF